A genomic segment from Malaclemys terrapin pileata isolate rMalTer1 chromosome 1, rMalTer1.hap1, whole genome shotgun sequence encodes:
- the LOC128841840 gene encoding phospholipase A and acyltransferase 3-like, with protein MDWILDLWDLLTSAIMLEPGDLIEFQRMGYQHWGIYVGKGHVVHFTFPELEEGLNNMLNGEFFKAKVQKERLRNVARVSSYAVNNQLDKKHPPLPLLHVVKRAEHLVGKNIDYNLLMSNCEHFATMMRYGIAESQQAVYFEVDEGFVKQIKKWLAEINE; from the exons ATGGACTGG ATACTGGATCTATGGGATCTCCTTACTTCAGCAATAATGCTAGAGCCTGGAGATCTGATTGAATTTCAGAGAATGGGATACCAACACTGGGGCATCTATGTGGGAAAGGGACATGTGGTCCACTTCACATTTCCAG agtTGGAAGAGGGATTGAATAATATGCTTAATGGAGAATTCTTCAAAGCCAAAGTGCAAAAGGAGCGTCTGAGGAACGTGGCTCGTGTTTCAAGCTATGCTGTAAACAACCAATTAGATAAAAAGCACCCTCCATTACCTCTTCTTCATGTGGTAAAGAGAGCTGAGCACCTGGTGGGGAAGAATATAGACTACAATCTACTTATGTCTAACTGCGAACATTTTGCCACTATGATGAGATATGGCATTGCTGAATCACAGCAG GCAGTTTACTTTGAAGTGGATGAAGGTTTTGTGAAGCAGATAAAGAAATGGCTAGCCGAGATCAATGAGTAG